The following are encoded together in the Actinoplanes sp. N902-109 genome:
- a CDS encoding TetR/AcrR family transcriptional regulator: MPRVSEDHLIARRAQILAAARACFLRNGLHNTSMQDLIQEAELSVGAVYRYFKSKDEIISAISETVAGALVASLREIAEDETLDLMAALTRVIDLIDQQVAPDGNFPMAVQVWSEATINPRIGEIVRERYAEMRSPFTALAERAIARGELAPGTDPAMVATALFGVIPGYALQRQLIGNPDKAAFLAGMRALLTR, encoded by the coding sequence ATGCCCCGCGTCTCCGAGGACCACCTCATCGCCCGCCGTGCGCAGATCCTGGCGGCGGCCCGCGCCTGCTTCCTGCGCAACGGCCTGCACAACACCTCGATGCAGGACCTGATCCAGGAGGCCGAGCTGTCCGTGGGCGCGGTCTACCGCTACTTCAAGTCCAAGGACGAGATCATCAGCGCGATCTCCGAGACGGTCGCGGGGGCGCTGGTCGCGTCGCTGCGCGAGATCGCGGAGGACGAGACATTGGACCTGATGGCGGCGCTGACCCGGGTCATCGATCTCATCGACCAGCAGGTCGCACCGGACGGCAACTTCCCGATGGCGGTGCAGGTGTGGTCCGAGGCCACCATCAACCCGCGGATCGGGGAGATCGTGCGGGAGCGCTATGCCGAGATGCGCAGCCCGTTCACCGCGCTGGCCGAGCGGGCGATCGCCCGGGGTGAGCTGGCGCCGGGCACCGACCCCGCGATGGTCGCCACCGCGCTGTTCGGGGTCATCCCGGGCTACGCCCTGCAACGCCAGCTCATCGGCAACCCCGACAAAGCCGCCTTCCTGGCCGGGATGCGCGCGCTACTGACCCGCTGA
- a CDS encoding YihY/virulence factor BrkB family protein — protein sequence MNAIDRAYAAVEKRIMALRLRSPYFDHFCRAVLRYDEVLGGRLAAAIAYYGFFAVFALVLIGYSVFGFLLTSNVALFDVVQQFLRENLPFLDVKAILDSGKTVGIVGIVGLVFTGIGWIEAIRSSQRLIWRLNEQPGYFGIRQAVDLIVLIGILLLLIITVAAVYGLEQLLEWLADGRAGFLLSLFSTVLTLGLDMLLAAALLAAVPRLRMTVRRMVPPVLQVGIGIYLLNTVGKSFVGLIQRNPAYGLVASAVGVLFYLYVFNQLLLFGAAWAATSPHGRVVDLSADDKTAPVGQNTWIRHHRPE from the coding sequence GTGAACGCCATCGACCGGGCGTACGCAGCGGTCGAGAAACGCATCATGGCGCTGCGGCTCCGCTCACCGTACTTCGACCACTTCTGCCGTGCGGTGCTGCGCTACGACGAGGTGCTCGGCGGGCGGCTGGCGGCGGCCATCGCCTACTACGGCTTCTTCGCCGTCTTCGCGCTGGTGCTGATCGGCTACTCGGTCTTCGGCTTCCTGCTCACCTCGAACGTCGCGCTGTTCGACGTGGTCCAGCAGTTCCTCCGCGAGAACCTGCCGTTCCTGGACGTGAAGGCGATCCTGGACAGCGGCAAGACCGTGGGCATCGTCGGCATCGTCGGCCTGGTCTTCACCGGCATCGGCTGGATCGAGGCCATCCGCTCGTCGCAACGGCTGATCTGGCGGCTCAACGAACAACCCGGTTACTTCGGCATCCGGCAGGCCGTCGACCTGATCGTGCTGATCGGCATCCTGCTGCTGCTGATCATCACGGTGGCTGCCGTCTACGGCCTGGAGCAGCTGCTCGAGTGGCTGGCCGACGGTCGCGCCGGCTTCCTGCTGTCGCTGTTCAGCACAGTCCTCACGCTGGGACTGGACATGCTGCTCGCGGCGGCGTTGCTGGCCGCGGTGCCCCGGCTGCGGATGACCGTGCGACGCATGGTCCCGCCGGTGCTGCAGGTGGGCATCGGCATCTATCTGCTCAACACCGTCGGCAAGTCCTTCGTCGGCCTGATCCAGCGCAATCCCGCGTACGGCCTGGTGGCCAGCGCCGTCGGCGTGCTCTTCTACCTGTACGTCTTCAACCAGCTGCTGCTGTTCGGGGCGGCCTGGGCGGCGACCAGCCCGCACGGCCGCGTGGTGGACCTGTCAGCTGACGATAAAACTGCCCCGGTGGGGCAAAATACCTGGATTCGGCACCACCGCCCGGAATGA
- a CDS encoding 2'-5' RNA ligase family protein: MKQAAADPTTRIGVAIDIPQPWGELLTRRRAEAGDPQAAYTPAHVTLLGPTEVRSAALPAIEKHLDAVATAQQPFTIHLRGTGTFRPITEVVFVTLAVGISECELLAAAITATDDIERDSRFPYHPHVTVAQDVPPAALDAVFDDLAEFEARFPVPGFTLFSHDLAAGGEGPWQRRRDYALGGLR, encoded by the coding sequence GTGAAGCAGGCGGCAGCGGACCCGACCACGCGCATCGGGGTGGCGATCGACATCCCGCAACCGTGGGGCGAGCTGCTCACCCGGCGCCGGGCCGAGGCCGGTGATCCGCAGGCGGCGTACACCCCCGCGCACGTCACCCTGCTCGGGCCGACCGAGGTACGCAGCGCGGCGTTGCCGGCCATCGAGAAACATCTCGACGCGGTCGCCACCGCGCAGCAGCCGTTCACCATCCACCTGCGCGGCACCGGCACGTTCCGGCCGATCACCGAGGTCGTCTTCGTGACGCTGGCGGTGGGCATCAGCGAGTGCGAGCTGCTCGCCGCCGCCATCACCGCCACCGACGACATCGAGCGGGATTCCCGGTTCCCCTACCACCCGCACGTGACCGTCGCCCAGGACGTGCCGCCCGCCGCGCTGGACGCGGTCTTCGACGACCTGGCCGAGTTCGAGGCGCGCTTCCCGGTGCCCGGCTTCACGCTGTTCTCGCACGACCTGGCCGCCGGGGGCGAGGGCCCCTGGCAGCGCCGCCGCGACTATGCCCTGGGCGGCCTGCGGTAG
- the trpS gene encoding tryptophan--tRNA ligase, whose protein sequence is MSDADRRPRVLSGIQPTADSFHLGNYLGAVRNWVAMQETADAFYCVVDLHAITAGHDPVALRNRTRLSVAQLLALGLDPERCTLFVQSHVPEHAQLAWVLSCITGFGEAGRMVQFKDKSAKQGSDTTSVGLFTYPILQAADILLYQADAVPVGEDQRQHLELTRDLAQRFNTRFGKTFTVPSAYIVKDTAKITDLQDPTAKMSKSASSPNGIIELLEEPSRSAKKIKSAVTDTGREILYDEENKPGISNLLTIYAALTGRTIDELLELYDGRGYGDLKKDLAEIVVEFVKPIQERTRGYLEDPAHLDKILAVGADKARAVSAVTLAQAYQHIGFLSPSRGA, encoded by the coding sequence ATGTCCGACGCTGATCGCCGCCCCCGGGTGCTGTCCGGGATCCAGCCGACCGCTGACTCGTTCCACCTCGGCAACTACCTCGGCGCGGTGCGCAACTGGGTGGCCATGCAGGAGACCGCGGACGCCTTCTACTGCGTCGTCGACCTGCACGCCATCACCGCCGGACACGACCCGGTGGCCTTGCGCAACCGCACCCGGCTGTCGGTGGCCCAGCTGCTGGCCCTCGGGCTCGACCCCGAGCGCTGCACGCTGTTCGTCCAGTCGCACGTGCCCGAGCACGCCCAGCTGGCCTGGGTGCTCAGCTGCATCACCGGGTTCGGCGAGGCCGGGCGCATGGTGCAGTTCAAGGACAAGTCGGCCAAGCAGGGCTCGGACACCACCAGCGTCGGGCTGTTCACCTACCCGATCCTGCAGGCCGCGGACATCCTGCTCTACCAGGCCGACGCCGTGCCCGTCGGCGAGGACCAGCGCCAGCACCTCGAGCTCACCCGCGACCTGGCCCAGCGGTTCAACACCCGGTTCGGCAAGACGTTCACCGTGCCCTCGGCGTACATCGTCAAGGACACCGCCAAGATCACCGACCTGCAGGACCCGACGGCCAAGATGAGCAAGTCGGCGTCCTCGCCCAACGGCATCATCGAGCTGCTCGAGGAGCCGTCCCGGTCGGCCAAGAAGATCAAGTCCGCGGTGACCGACACCGGCCGCGAGATCCTCTACGACGAGGAGAACAAGCCCGGCATCAGCAACCTGCTGACCATCTACGCCGCGCTCACCGGGCGGACCATAGACGAACTGCTCGAGCTCTACGACGGGCGCGGCTACGGCGACCTCAAGAAGGACCTGGCCGAGATCGTGGTCGAGTTCGTCAAGCCGATCCAGGAGCGCACCCGCGGCTACCTGGAGGACCCGGCGCACCTCGACAAGATCCTGGCCGTCGGCGCGGACAAGGCCCGTGCCGTCTCCGCGGTCACCCTGGCCCAGGCCTACCAGCACATCGGCTTCCTCAGCCCGTCGCGCGGGGCCTGA
- the galE gene encoding UDP-glucose 4-epimerase GalE, producing the protein MKLLVTGGAGYVGSVTSRLLLDAGHEVVVLDNLSMGFREAVAPDATFVQADIADAAQVLTPDAGFDAVLHFAGLIQAGESMHKPELYWDHNVKRSLALIDAVRAARVPRFIFSSTAAVYGNPTELPITEEATKAPTNTYGATKLAFDYALTSEAFAHGLAAVSLRYFNVAGALIREDGTAIGERHDPETHIIPIALQAAAGKRDKLQLFGDDYPTADGTCVRDYIHVVDLARAHLLALDAATGGEHKIYNLGNGNGFSNRQVVEAAREVTGAELPVEIAPRRQGDPATLVASSQRARAELGWAPEKNTLADMIGDAWAFYRSHVA; encoded by the coding sequence GTGAAACTGCTCGTCACCGGAGGCGCCGGATACGTCGGCAGCGTCACCAGCAGACTCCTGCTGGACGCCGGGCACGAGGTCGTGGTGCTGGACAACCTCAGCATGGGCTTCCGGGAGGCGGTGGCTCCGGACGCCACGTTCGTGCAGGCCGACATCGCCGATGCGGCCCAGGTGCTGACCCCGGACGCGGGCTTCGACGCGGTGCTGCACTTCGCCGGGCTGATCCAGGCCGGCGAGTCGATGCACAAGCCCGAGCTCTACTGGGACCACAACGTCAAACGCTCGCTCGCCCTGATCGACGCGGTGCGGGCGGCCCGGGTGCCGCGTTTCATCTTCTCCTCGACCGCGGCGGTCTACGGCAACCCGACCGAGCTGCCGATCACCGAGGAAGCCACCAAGGCCCCGACCAACACGTACGGAGCCACCAAGCTCGCCTTCGACTACGCGCTGACCTCCGAGGCGTTCGCGCACGGGCTGGCCGCGGTGTCGCTGCGCTACTTCAACGTCGCCGGCGCGCTGATCCGCGAGGACGGCACCGCGATCGGGGAACGCCACGACCCGGAGACCCACATCATCCCGATCGCCCTGCAGGCCGCCGCCGGCAAGCGCGACAAGCTGCAGCTGTTCGGCGACGACTACCCCACCGCCGACGGCACCTGCGTGCGCGACTACATCCACGTCGTCGACCTCGCCCGGGCCCACCTGCTGGCGCTGGACGCCGCGACCGGCGGCGAGCACAAGATCTACAACTTGGGCAACGGCAACGGCTTCTCCAACCGCCAGGTCGTCGAGGCGGCGCGCGAGGTCACCGGCGCCGAGCTGCCGGTCGAGATCGCCCCGCGGCGGCAGGGCGACCCGGCCACCCTGGTCGCCTCGTCCCAGCGGGCCCGCGCCGAGCTGGGCTGGGCACCGGAGAAGAACACCCTGGCCGACATGATCGGGGACGCCTGGGCGTTCTACCGGTCGCACGTGGCGTGA